Below is a window of Perca fluviatilis chromosome 14, GENO_Pfluv_1.0, whole genome shotgun sequence DNA.
CGTGCTCTGCAGAACGTGTCCGTGATGGCTGAACCAGCCCAGCAGGGGTAATCCAGCCGGTCCCCGTAGACCACCGGCTCCTGCAGCAGCCAGTGTAGGGAGTCTCCTTGCAGCCGTCTCTCCTTGACCACCAGCTTCCACACGGTGAACAAGCCTCGATAGAAAGGAGGTAAAAACTGGACACTCAGCTTCCTGGCGTCCATCAGGAACAGCGAATCCGTTAATCTAAAACCTTTAAAACTGTTCAGCACCCAGTCGGCCAGAGGTCTCCAGACCAGGTCCTTAGGGCCATAGAGCAGCCTCTGGAGGAACTGCAGGCGGAAAGCAGCGCCCCTGCTGGCCAAATGTACCAGTCCTTGTCCTCCTTCTTCCAGTGGAAGGAACAGAACAGACTGGGGAATCCAGTGCAGCTTGTCCCAAAAGAAATGAACTAAAACAGCTTGAATTTTAGCAAGCAAATTAGAAGGGGGGTCCACACAAGACAGTTTATGCCACAGAGAGGAAGCCAGCAGATTGTTAATAACCAGAGTCCTCCCTCTGTAGGACATGCTCGGTAAGAGCCACTTCCATTTCTTTAACCGGCCTTCCATCTTCTCCAGAGCCGTTAtcccagttttttttccaacacacaGTCCTCACCAAAAACACTCCCAAATACTTTATCCCTCCTTTCTTCCATGTTAGCCCTCCTGGGAGAGATAGAGTACCCTGCAACCCAGCCCCCACCACCACCGCTTCACTCTTAGCCCAATTAACCTTGGCAGAAGAGATGTGATTAAAACACTCACATTCGCTACCAAAGTATTGATATctgcttgtttatttaaaacaatcacgACATCGCCGGCATAAGCTGAAAGTTTAACAGCTGAAGCACACCCAGGAAAATAGACACCCCAAAAGTTCATTCCTGAGCTTATGAAGCAGAGGCTCAATCGCCAGGGAATAAAGCATCCCCGACAGAGAGCATCCCTGCCGGACCCCCTCTGCACATTAAAAGGTGCAGCCAAACCACCATTAACCTTCAATATACGCGCAATGTCACGGTACAGTACCCGAATCTTAGCTATGAAACCTGGGCTGAAACCAAAAGCATTGAGTGTGCGCGCCACAAGTACTGATGTTCAAcccggtcaaaagcctttttcCTGGTCTATGGAAATAAGACCAGTATCCATACCCAGTGAGCTAAGAGACGTCCAAAACATGCGGAACTAGAGTGATATTATCACTCATTAACCTGCCGGGCACACAGTAGGTCTGGTCGATATGAACCACTTCACTCATCACCTCCGCGCGCAAGCGAGAGCCTTGGACAGGATCTTGTAGTCcccacacagcagagaaacagGTCTCCAGTTCTTTATCTCCTGCAGATCTCCCTTCTCGGCAGCAGGGTGATGACTGCCCTTCTGCAGCTCCGCGGCTAGACGTCCTCTGCTCAGGCTGTCCTGGAACACCTCCAGCAGATCCCTCTCCAACCACGGGCCAGAAGGTCTTATAAAAATCCACAGGCAGCCCGTCGATGCCTGGTGCCTTCCGCCCCAGGCTCATCAGAGCCACATGCAGCTCGTTCAGGGACAGATGGTCGGTCCAGCACGGTGTTGTTATCAGCTCCCACCTGAGGAAGGCCATCGGAGAAAGGAGCAGCTGACTCCAGTGTCTTCCACATACTCCTCTCTGAACAGGTCTTTGTAGAACGAGGTGGCATACCTCCTGATCTCAGGCGTCCCCGGATCGTACACTCCATCTGCGGAGCGAAGGGAGTGGATGATCTTTCTCTGCCCGTCTTTTCCGCTCCAGACCAAAGAAGAACTGCGAGGGGGCATCCATCTGGGAGGCGTTCATGAAGCGGGGCAGCGGACCAGAGCCCCCGTGCTGTGATGCCCAACAGGTTGGCTAAAGCAGCCTTTTGACTTTAAGAGCTTCAACATGCCCTTGATTTCCTGTGGAATCCACCAACTCCTGTAACTCCACTACTTTCTATCTCCAGGTCTTGAAGAGACCTGGTAATGTGCTTGGTGACATTGGCAGTATATTGCTGACAAAAAAGTTTCACCTGAACCTTCCCAATATCCCACCACTGCTGCAACGATGGGAAACTGGACTTTTGGCTCTGGTGTAATACCCCACACCACACGCAAACCCCTCTTTAAAAGAGTTATCGTTTAAAAGTCCAGTATTAAAGTGCCAATATGCGCTGtgcaattttacattttgaatataaaCAAAGCACTGGACAAGACAATGGTCACTAAAACCAACAGGAGTAATTACACACtgcttaaaaacaccaaaatggtgtttaaaacaataaaacctgtCCAGCCTGGCCAAAGACAACATGTTGTCTCTGGAGTGACTCCAGGTGTACTGCCTGGCGTTCAGGTGAAACCCTCTCCACACATCCTTCAGCTCACAGCCCTCCATCAGACGCCTGAGTCGGGCTGAGGAGGCAGGATGAGGCTCCAGGTGGTTTCGGTCTAAAGTGGGGTTCTCTGTGCAGTTAAAATCAcctcccaaaaacaaaaaatcatcaGTACAATCCTGAATGACATCAcacaaaaggtttaaaaatgtcATTCGTTCAACGGCCAGAACTGGAGcatacacatttataaaaataaggTTTACATTTTCATACTGAACCTTAATTTTTGTAAGCTGCCCACATGATCTCCTCCACACTAAAGGAGCAGGGCCGAAAGCCCTTAGAGAAGAGCACCCCGACCCCCCCACTGTTAGAGGCCTTATGGCTGAGAATAACCTCCCCCGGCCACTGCTTCCTCCACTCACTCTCATTCTCCACATTACTGTGAGTCTCttgcaaaaaaataacatcaagAGCTTTGAGCTCCATCAGTTTAAAAAGAGAAGCTCTTTTAACATCGCTTCTTGCTCCATTAATGTTTAACGATCCAATTTTTAGTTCCgccattaaaaaggaaaagcaaaacaaaacacacacaacatgtatGTGGAGAAACATATTACACCTAATCATCATCCTCAATCAGCTGAGCTCTGACTTTGGTGACCAGTTTCTTGAGGCGGTAACCCTCTTGTTTAGTGAACCCTTCTGTATCTGTCCTGAGCCAGGCCACAGACCTGATGAACCCTCTCAGATCAGGGAAGAACTGCTCGGTCTTAACTGCCTTGATCCCTTTAGTGTCCTGCAGGAACTTCTTAATTTTATCCAGAGGATAAAGAGTTAACTCTTCTGCTTGGGATGCAGTCCACTCACattcctcctcatcatcctcatcctcatcactCAGATCCTCCAGCAGCTTCTTAGCTTTTGCCTCACTCTGCTCCTTGTGAGCACTGCTCTTTCTTTTGCTGGAACCTTTAATGATCTCCATCTCTTCAGACAGATTTTCAGCCAAATCAACATCAGCCACATTAATAACCTCCTGACTGCAGCCTTTTCCTTTAGCACTGCCTTTCTTTTTCCCTGTCTGTTTATTATTGTCTGGTTTGTCATTAGACTGGGCCTGGCCTTCGTTTACACTCTCACTATGTTCAACATTTCCCtctttttcctgcgtgtctgtTTCTGTAACCTGTGCAGTTTCTGCACTCTGTTGCACACCTGCCAAGTCTGAGTCAGCCGCAGGAGGCGCAACACCTGAGTCTGAGCCCCCGAAGCGGCTCTGCGCCCGATCGGCGAACCGCCCGCCCATCGGGACCGGGGCCGTCTCCGCCGAACCGCCCGGCCCATCGGGACCGGGGCCGGATCCGCGGGACCGGGCGGGCCGGCCGCGGGGACAGGAACGGACCAAATGACCTCTCCTCCGCGATCCAAAACACTTCATCGTATCCGACGTTGCAAACACAACATAAGTGAAGCCGTCAACTTTAAAACTGAACGTTAAATTTAGATCCGGCGTTGTCCTTTAAAATCATGAAGACTTGTCTTCTGTGACACATTACGTGCCTGAGTTTTGGGTGATTTGCACCCGAAGGAAACCATTTTAATGGGAGACATCAGCTGGCCGTACGCGACAGCTCTCTGGCCAAATCGTCAGTTTTAATGAACGGAGGAGCGTTTGAAACGGTGATCCGCGTAGCGGGCTCACCAGCGGAGAACCGGGGTGAAAGTATCCCGGATCACAACTCCTTTCTCCACCACAGTGTCAACCTTCACCACATCATCCAGGAAAATCACCACGGCCCTGTTCATACGGGAGGCCGACAGCACGCTGTCAAACCCCACTACCTCCCGACAGCATAGCTGGCCTCCTCCACTGAACAGCCCACATGCGGGAAATCCTCACCGCATGTCGGCGCAGTTAGCTTCTCTAGCACCGCGGCCGCCAGCCACGGGCATTATACCCGGCTGACAACCAAACTACCCGAACTAAACCCTCCACCAACTAATAACTAACCACcacacaaccaaataaacacatacaaaacccaaaataaagagaaaaacaaagatagAAACTCACACGCGCCTGAGACTCACTCTGCACACTCACCACGCATCCggccacacagagagagagagagagagagacacagagagagagagagagagagacagagagagagagagagagagacagagagagagagagagagccatggACACTGTttctgggagagagagagagagagccatggACACTGTttctgggagagagagagagagagagagagccatggACACTGTttctgggagagagagagagagagagagagagaggccatgGACACTgtttctgagagagagagagagagagagagagagagccatggACACTgtttctgagagagagagagagagaaccaccATGAACACTGtttctagagagagagagagagagagagccatgaACACTgtttctgagagagagagagagagccatgaACACTgtttctgagagagagagagagagccatgaACACTgtttctgagagagagagagccatgaACACTgtttctgagagagagagagagccatggACACTgtttctgagagagagagagagagagagagagagagagcgccgcGAACACTgtttctgagagagagagagagccatgaACACTgtttctgagagagagagagagccatgaACACTgtttctgagagagagagagagagagagaccaccaTGAACACTgtttctgagagagagagagagagagagagagagaccaccaTGAACACTgtttctgagagagagagagagagagagagagagagagagagagagaccaccaTGAACACTgtttctgagagagagagagaccaccaTGAACACTGtttgcgagagagagagagagagccatggACACTgtttctgagagagagagagagagagagagagagagagagaccatggACACTgtttctgagagagagagagagagagagagagagagagagagagagagagagccatggACACTgtttctgagagagagagagagagagagagagagagagccatggACACTgtttctgagagagagagagagagagagagagagaccaccaTGAACACTgtttctgagagagagagagagcgccatGGACACTgtttctgagagagagagagagagagaccaccaTGAACACTGTTTCAAACATTTAGCATGTTTAATAATGCAAAAAAAGCAGTCCTACAGGATTATTACTGGAAAGGACTTTTTAGTAAAGCTTTCAAAACATGAGAGTTGATTACATGATGAGTTTCTGAAGTCTTTAAATCTGTTGTTGAATCATTGTtgaatttccttttttattcacTCTGTATGTTTTATGCTTATATGTTAATCACTGTTTTGGCCAAAATGagtattacaacaacaaaacacttagggccctattttaacgaagGGTGCGTTGTctcactcagacacacagacacacacacagacacacacacacacacacacacacacacacacacacacacacacacacacacacacacacacacagacacacagacacacagacacacacacaaagacagacacacacacacacaaactgatgtgtacacacacacacacacacacacacacacacacagacagagacacacacacagacaccagtgtgtgtgttaattgaGTCATTGTGGAGGATGTGCAGTAGTGTGTGCTGATGTTGAACTGTAATGTGTTACACTGACAGGTGTTTCCATTATTTTGTCCAACCCATTTATATCAATGACCTAAATAAGTTAAGTACACAGCAACACAAACTTATTTccaattaatttttattttttaaagtctgtTACTACTCTGACTGAATGGATTCTTTCTTTGGGCGTGGGCTCTCACCTTTCTGGGGTCAAAAAAGGATTTCTTTGGTTTTGGTGGTGTTTAGGCTAAGATGGTGATGGTCACACCAGACCTTTCATCATTTCATCATGGTACACTGAACTGAACCTTGCAGCAGGCTTAGTATGATCGTGTCATCTGAGAAGTTGATTAGATCATTATTTGGCTGTTGACTTCTGCTTTCActggtgtgaagtgtgaagAGGATAGGTGAACTCCCACAGCCTTGAGGTGCTCCTGTACTCCAGTGTCTGACCTCTGAGAGAGAGACCTCTACCTGGTGGGATCTGGTTGTTAAAGGAAGAGTAAAACCATTTGATTTAGTTTAACTTCTGTACAAGCATGTGAGGTTGAAGCGTGTTGAAAGCTGAGCTAATATCTGCCTGTGAAAAAcaagtcctcataaatccagcgaatttaaaattccatcacaaagaaagcggaaggaaacggaaaatactaTAATTTAATTGAGTCTTGCGTTGAATAGAATTTTAGAAGTGACGACAGTTTACAACTCAGTTAGTTTTGAAACTACTGATTTTGTGAAATTAGTTTTCTACAGAGTCCTGGCTGTTGAGgtcttttgaaaaataataagtattaagttttattattattgtttttcagacCTGATTGAGGTAACAGTGCATCCTGGAGATGATGTCATTCTGCCATGTCAGGCTGCTCATCCCTCCATCAGAGCTGCAGAGTGGACCAGACCTGACCTGGAGGAGCCAGAATACGTCCTGTTATACAGAGATGGACACCTGGATCCAACCTACCAGCATCCAGACTTTAAGGACAGGGTggagctggtggacagagatGTGAAGGACGGAGACGTGTCTTTAAATCTAAAGAATGTGAGCAGCATCGACAACGGAACATACGAGTGTCGAGTTGCACCAGCTGGTTCAAGACGTAGAAAGAGAGCCATCATTGACTCggagccaatcagaatcatccGTCTGCAGGTTCCAGAGCCAGCAGGTGAGtgagtctctctcagtgagtgtttctgagtatcaggttgtagctgcagtttctaacatcagagaggatgaaagCTGCTCCACTATCCACACATCTACTGACTCATATGTTTTATTATCTTCAGGTTCTGAGAATAGAAACTCCTCTACTGTCGGCCGATACCGTGGACTGGCAGCAGGTGTTGCAGGTGTTCTGCTTCTTGTAACCGTTGCAGTCCTGAAATATAAAAGACATAAGAACAAGACATCAGGACCAcctgctgctgatgatgatgatgaagcatCGGGCGATAAGTTCATCTGACAACTCCCAGAGCTCTTCACACCTGACTGTTTTCTCAGGTGCTGTATATTCAAGACTTCTCTTTCTGTGTGAGGTCATGTTgaaatctgctgtttgtttttctcttcccTCTATGAAATCCACAtacttttttaaaagtaaaagtactgttagtacaaagacattttactcaagtaaaagttctgttactttaaagaaaaacaaagttacTTAACTAAACATACTTTGAATGAATtgtagtaaaaacaaaaacaaagtaaggCTACTTATTTGATACCTGAAAATTGTGCTCAGATAAAAGATAAGTCATTAAAATGTTCTTTAAGAGCAGAATGAAGTAGAAAAAAGAGATTTTCAGACAATATAAACTCAGCAGCAGTACACAGAAATACTTTGCTCCattaaatgagaaaatgtaaTCTATTACTTCAGCCCAGCTCTACTCGGAGCGGATATATTACAGCAAGTTTTTAACAGAAAATGATGTTTCTTTAGTTGTAAATATCAGCAAGAGCACCCACCAAATATCTTCTAATCAGGTGTAGAGAGCTCTTCAACATGTCATCGATTTGTATGTTTGATCGAGTTAACATTTTATATGGAGGGAATTTTAAATGATTGTTTTCTGCTG
It encodes the following:
- the LOC120572879 gene encoding protein turtle-like isoform X2, with protein sequence MAPLMLLVFLLSEAASDLIEVTVHPGDDVILPCQAAHPSIRAAEWTRPDLEEPEYVLLYRDGHLDPTYQHPDFKDRVELVDRDVKDGDVSLNLKNVSSIDNGTYECRVAPAGSRRRKRAIIDSEPIRIIRLQVPEPAGSENRNSSTVGRYRGLAAGVAGVLLLVTVAVLKYKRHKNKTSGPPAADDDDEASGDKFI